From the Devosia sp. FJ2-5-3 genome, the window GCGACCGATTTCAAAAGCCGCGCGATCTCGTCCTTTGGATCGGGGTGCTGGAACACCGGCAGCCCGAATGTGGCCTCGGTAATGAGCAGATCGCAGGGCACAGTCTCATAAGGCTGGGCCGTACGGTCGGGGCGGCGCTTATAGTCGCCCGTGACCACCACACGCTGCCCCTCGGCCTCAATCAGCACCTGCGCCGACCCCAAAATATGTCCGGCCGGAAAAAAGGTGATCGTCGTGCCGTCCATCGCAAGCGGCGTGTTGAACTCCAGCGCCTGGAACTGGCCGGCGCAATCCTCGCCATAGCGCACCTTCATGATCGCCACCGTGTCCGGCGTCGCCAGCACCGCGCCATGGCCGGAGCGGGCGTGGTCGGCATGGCCGTGGGTAATGATCGCGCGCGGTTTGGGCACGGATGGGTCGACCCAGGCATCGATGGAGGGGATATAGAGATCGCGATTGAGAACGGCCATAATCACCTCGCCCTGCCATTCAGCAACGGTTTTGCCGGCTTTAGAGTTGCCCCAACAGCATGACAGGAAGGAATGCCTCATGACGATCCCCACCACCACATTGCCCGATGGCACGCCCATGCCGGTCTTTGGCCTTGGCACCTGGATGATGGGCGAGCGCGGTGACAGACTCCGTCAGGAGGTCGACACCATCTGCGCCGGGCTTGATCAGGGCATTACCCTTATCGATACGGCCGAGATGTATGGCGATGGTGGCTCCGAGCGCATGGTGGGCGAAGCCATTGCCGGAAAGCGCGAGGGGCTGTTCCTTGTCTCAAAGGTCCTGCCGCACAATGCCAGCCGCGAGGGCACGATCCGCGCCTGCGAGAGAAGCCTGAAACACCTGGGCACCGACCGGCTCGATCTTTATCTCCTCCACTGGCGCGGGCGTTATCCACTCGCCGAGACGGTGGGAGCCTTCGAAACGCTCAAAGCCCAGGGCAAGATCGCGCGCTGGGGCGTCTCCAATTTCGACATCGAGGACATGGACGAATTGGCCGGCGTTTCCGACCAGTGCCAGGCCAATCAGGTGCTCTATAATTGCAGCCGTCGCGGGATCGAATTCGACCTCCTGCCGGATGCGCAGGACAAGGGCGTAGCGATCATGGCCTATTCCCCCATCGAACAGGGGCGTCTTGCCGGCCATAAGGCGATGGACGCCATCGCTCACCGCCACAATGCAAGCACGGCCCAGATCGCGCTTGCCTTCGTGCTCCGCCACAAGGGTGTCATCGCCATCCCCAAGACCTCCCGACCGGATCGGGTCGCCGAAAATCTTGCGGCGCTAGAGATCGAGCTCACCTCCGAAGATATGGCCGACATCGACCGTGCCTTTCCGCCGCCGCGCCGCAAGATCCCGCTTGAAATGATCTGAGCCGCCGTCCCCCCGCCCTTGCCTTGCCGGGCAGTCTCGGCCACACCAGACAAAACAGAAAAAACGGGAGCCGTTCATGCGCCGCACCAGCCATCCAGCCGGAACAGTCCACCGCATCATGGTCGACAGCGCGGTCCTCAAGTCCAATCGCCTCGGGGACCCGACAAACCGCATTGTCGATG encodes:
- a CDS encoding aldo/keto reductase yields the protein MTIPTTTLPDGTPMPVFGLGTWMMGERGDRLRQEVDTICAGLDQGITLIDTAEMYGDGGSERMVGEAIAGKREGLFLVSKVLPHNASREGTIRACERSLKHLGTDRLDLYLLHWRGRYPLAETVGAFETLKAQGKIARWGVSNFDIEDMDELAGVSDQCQANQVLYNCSRRGIEFDLLPDAQDKGVAIMAYSPIEQGRLAGHKAMDAIAHRHNASTAQIALAFVLRHKGVIAIPKTSRPDRVAENLAALEIELTSEDMADIDRAFPPPRRKIPLEMI